One window of Peteryoungia desertarenae genomic DNA carries:
- the tsaE gene encoding tRNA (adenosine(37)-N6)-threonylcarbamoyltransferase complex ATPase subunit type 1 TsaE: MSETVLPLHVYLASEAETQQLGADLALALKPGDCVALDGDLGAGKSTLCRALLRNLADDPELEVPSPTFTLVQNYDLRIPVAHFDLYRLSDSSELDELGFPEALNSGICLVEWPQRAVDALPRDRLSLVFSFEKEGGRTVELSAPPAVLDRVKRSLAIRAFLNANGYLKAERRHLTGDASSRAYEHVYPADGSDRLVLMDAPRKQQGAILPNGKTYAQTVHLAEDVYPFIAVANALRSHGFSAPGIVRSAGEEGLLLLEDLGTGSVLDADGHPIAERYRASAMCLAALHDTPFEREVALGEGRSHSIPDFDRTAMQTEVDLLLDWHLPWNRNGKEATQEERAAYRQIWGSLFDRLTSAETTLVMRDFHSPNIIWREDKTGHERVGLIDFQDAMIGPSAYDVVSLVQDARVTIGRPLMEQLIADYMLARTKADFRRDQFMEAWAIMSAQRACKLNGLWVRLKQRDGKDGYMRHMPRTLWHLAVAFEHPVLAPLHAWCTKAGIETVESAP, encoded by the coding sequence ATGAGCGAGACCGTACTGCCTCTGCATGTATATCTGGCGTCAGAGGCGGAAACGCAGCAACTGGGTGCTGATCTGGCCCTTGCGCTGAAGCCCGGCGACTGTGTCGCGCTGGATGGAGACCTTGGGGCGGGCAAGTCGACATTGTGCCGGGCGTTGTTGCGAAACCTCGCGGACGATCCTGAGCTTGAGGTTCCAAGTCCAACCTTCACGCTGGTGCAGAACTACGACCTTCGCATTCCAGTTGCCCATTTCGATCTCTATCGGCTTTCGGATTCAAGCGAGCTCGATGAACTGGGATTTCCCGAGGCCCTTAACAGCGGGATCTGCCTGGTCGAATGGCCTCAGCGCGCCGTCGACGCCCTGCCCCGGGATCGGCTCTCACTGGTCTTCAGCTTCGAGAAGGAAGGCGGACGGACTGTCGAGCTTTCCGCCCCACCAGCCGTGCTCGACAGAGTGAAGCGTTCGCTTGCGATCCGTGCGTTCCTCAATGCGAATGGCTACTTGAAAGCCGAGCGTCGACACCTGACGGGTGACGCCTCAAGCCGTGCCTATGAACATGTCTATCCGGCTGACGGGTCCGACAGGCTTGTGCTGATGGATGCACCAAGGAAGCAGCAAGGCGCCATTCTGCCGAATGGCAAGACCTATGCACAGACAGTGCATCTGGCGGAAGATGTCTATCCCTTCATTGCGGTTGCAAATGCCCTGCGCTCGCACGGTTTTTCGGCGCCGGGCATTGTCAGATCTGCGGGTGAAGAAGGTCTTTTGTTGCTTGAGGATCTCGGCACCGGATCGGTACTGGATGCCGATGGTCATCCGATTGCGGAGCGCTATCGGGCGAGTGCAATGTGCCTTGCGGCTCTCCATGACACCCCTTTCGAGCGAGAGGTCGCACTTGGAGAGGGCAGAAGTCACTCGATCCCGGATTTCGACCGCACGGCCATGCAAACCGAGGTAGACCTCCTTCTCGACTGGCACCTGCCGTGGAACCGCAATGGTAAAGAGGCCACGCAGGAAGAACGGGCTGCCTACCGGCAAATCTGGGGAAGTCTCTTCGATAGGCTGACGAGCGCCGAGACGACGCTTGTCATGCGCGATTTTCACTCTCCCAACATCATCTGGCGGGAGGACAAGACCGGCCATGAGCGGGTCGGGCTGATTGATTTCCAGGACGCGATGATAGGGCCATCTGCCTATGACGTGGTGTCCCTCGTCCAGGATGCGCGTGTCACAATTGGCCGACCTCTTATGGAGCAATTGATAGCAGACTATATGTTGGCTCGGACGAAAGCCGATTTCAGGCGTGATCAGTTCATGGAGGCCTGGGCGATCATGTCGGCTCAACGTGCCTGCAAGCTGAACGGGCTATGGGTGCGTCTGAAACAGCGGGATGGCAAGGATGGCTATATGCGTCATATGCCGCGAACGCTGTGGCATCTTGCCGTCGCCTTCGAACATCCCGTTCTTGCCCCCTTGCATGCGTGGTGCACAAAGGCTGGAATCGAGACAGTCGAATCAGCACCCTGA
- the trxA gene encoding thioredoxin → MATVKVDKSNFEAEVLKAGEPVVVDFWAEWCGPCKMIAPALEEISNELAGKVKIAKLNIDENPELAAQFGVRSIPTLAVFKGGEVADIKVGAAPKTALSSWIAGAA, encoded by the coding sequence ATGGCTACCGTGAAAGTCGACAAGTCCAATTTCGAAGCAGAAGTGCTGAAGGCCGGTGAGCCGGTTGTCGTTGATTTCTGGGCAGAATGGTGTGGCCCCTGCAAGATGATTGCGCCAGCCCTCGAAGAGATTTCCAATGAACTGGCGGGCAAGGTGAAGATTGCCAAGCTGAACATTGATGAAAACCCGGAACTGGCTGCTCAGTTCGGTGTTCGCTCTATCCCGACACTGGCTGTCTTCAAGGGCGGTGAGGTTGCCGATATCAAGGTTGGTGCCGCACCGAAGACTGCGCTGTCGAGCTGGATAGCAGGCGCAGCCTGA
- a CDS encoding nucleotidyltransferase family protein, which translates to MTIRQAMILAAGLGTRLRPITDTTPKPLVKIGGRAMIDYALDALADAGVTHAVVNVHHHADQMEAHLSRFDRMQITISDERDGLLNSGGGLKQGLRFLRREPLYVMNADLFWVGEPPGQASNLSRLADFFDPERMDIAMLCVDPQRMTGHNGKMDFSIGSRGNLQRFRDGMSDPVVYAGALILPHQLLDDAPADAFNLNIYFDKAIAAGRLYGQRLTGHWITVGTPEAIGEAEEVLADFAMVEK; encoded by the coding sequence ATGACCATTCGCCAAGCCATGATACTTGCCGCAGGCCTTGGCACACGCCTGCGCCCGATTACCGATACCACGCCGAAACCGCTGGTGAAGATCGGCGGCAGGGCGATGATTGACTATGCGCTGGACGCTTTGGCGGATGCGGGTGTCACCCATGCGGTCGTGAACGTGCATCATCATGCCGACCAGATGGAGGCCCATCTTTCCCGCTTCGACCGGATGCAGATTACGATCTCCGATGAGCGGGACGGGCTTTTAAATTCCGGTGGTGGCCTGAAACAAGGCCTTCGCTTTCTGAGGCGTGAGCCCCTTTACGTCATGAATGCCGATCTTTTCTGGGTGGGAGAGCCGCCGGGCCAGGCCAGCAATCTCTCACGCCTTGCAGACTTCTTCGATCCGGAGCGGATGGATATTGCCATGCTCTGCGTCGATCCGCAGCGCATGACAGGGCATAATGGCAAGATGGATTTCTCAATCGGCAGCAGAGGAAACCTTCAGCGCTTTCGTGATGGGATGTCAGACCCTGTGGTTTATGCCGGAGCCCTTATTCTACCCCATCAACTGCTGGACGACGCGCCGGCAGATGCCTTCAATCTCAACATCTATTTCGACAAGGCCATCGCTGCAGGGCGGCTTTACGGACAAAGACTGACGGGGCATTGGATAACGGTTGGTACGCCCGAGGCGATTGGCGAAGCAGAAGAGGTCCTCGCCGATTTCGCAATGGTCGAAAAGTAA
- the addA gene encoding double-strand break repair helicase AddA, producing the protein MTTEVTSPSPGSNSSQWLDWTTLQQSTASHPERSAWVSANAGSGKTHVLTQRVIRLLLAGARPSSILCLTYTKAAASEMSNRVFDRLAAWVTLTDEELAKRIYQIERIEPDRETLAKARRLFARALETPGGLKIQTIHAFCEALLHQFPLEANVAGHFSVLDDRAATAVLAEARRSLLTATSSEDNEELAEAFAEVLSIADDTGLEVLLSDIVANRLAIRRFRAAAERQGGMEQVLRKRLSLSEEETEESIAASGWPMAGLAGSELTQYIELAAEKAGEKVRAIADALALANAEENPLLRFRHLETAFLTASEAPKADSTLIAAAMTKVAPALKDAVIAARDHFVIIRDRLRIFRMYKATRTALVLATRLDEDYEALKKRRSQLDFEDLIARTADLLMRADVGAWVHYKLDQGIDHILVDEAQDTSPVQWSVIRSLREDFFVGEGARDSLRTFFAVGDEKQSIYSFQGARPERFSLEAGETAKAVAQGGQLFSSIRLPLSFRSTATVLSAVDQVFSVPDNARGLSPSGDQIEHMSNRTGHPGTVDVWDLIIAEKQVRDEDWTAPFDSTPESAPSAILARRMAYRIGEMIGRETVIEDGKERPIRPGDILVLVRKRDSFVNALTRALKRNGNIPVAGADRLKLTSHIAVQDLLALGRFVLLPADDLSLAALLKSPLFNHSEDQLFELAAYRKRDESLWVRLQNMKDKSGSNWTKTVQTLELFLSMAARYSAHDFYARVLGVHGGRKAYLARLGGEVSDILDEFLTFALSFETASLPGLQAFVSTLELEAPEVKREQDKERDEVRIMTVHASKGLEAPVVFLVDGGSKAFNHSHLSKLRLLDDRPDRLALPVWLPSKALSNSVIEEDTAARQIATEEEYRRLLYVAMTRAADRLVICGYRGVQDTGEIWHRMVSTALSKDESRCKPAEFSGPDGSWTGLSWRIEDPVKVLPAEDRAESASKCQTLPASLLEALPPTRALPRPLSPSGAGSLIIEDEDEVVTASALFDRSTSGEIALQRGRLIHRMLQSLPGVPPADRAKAAERYAERAAGAWSAGERQGLVESVLSVLDHPDLADVFGAKSKAEVSIMGTMSLRGELRAVSGRIDRLAVLDRRILVLDYKTNRQVPATETEVPLAHRAQLAIYREILKPLYPDSAIHCMLVYTENGSVIPLSDAVLCQSLADLETS; encoded by the coding sequence ATGACGACTGAGGTCACGTCACCCTCCCCCGGCTCCAATTCGTCTCAATGGCTTGACTGGACGACCTTGCAGCAATCAACGGCATCGCATCCCGAACGCTCGGCCTGGGTGTCGGCCAATGCGGGTTCCGGCAAGACCCATGTGCTCACACAACGAGTCATCCGGCTACTTCTGGCGGGTGCGCGCCCCTCCTCGATTCTGTGCCTGACCTATACGAAGGCTGCCGCATCAGAAATGTCGAACCGCGTCTTTGACCGGCTGGCAGCCTGGGTGACGCTGACGGACGAGGAGCTGGCAAAGCGCATCTATCAGATTGAGCGCATAGAGCCCGATCGAGAGACGCTGGCGAAAGCACGAAGACTGTTTGCGCGCGCCCTGGAAACGCCAGGCGGATTAAAGATCCAGACAATCCACGCGTTTTGCGAAGCGCTGCTGCACCAGTTTCCGCTGGAGGCCAATGTCGCCGGCCATTTCTCTGTTCTCGATGATCGGGCCGCGACAGCCGTGCTGGCAGAAGCACGCCGCTCGCTGCTGACGGCAACATCGTCCGAGGACAATGAAGAACTCGCGGAAGCCTTTGCCGAGGTGCTGTCGATTGCGGACGACACGGGGCTCGAAGTGCTTTTGTCCGATATCGTGGCCAATCGGCTGGCGATACGCCGGTTTCGAGCGGCTGCCGAACGTCAAGGCGGGATGGAACAGGTGCTGCGCAAACGCCTGTCGCTTAGTGAGGAAGAGACCGAAGAGAGCATCGCGGCTTCCGGCTGGCCTATGGCAGGTCTCGCAGGCTCTGAACTGACACAGTATATCGAGCTAGCGGCGGAGAAGGCAGGCGAAAAGGTTCGCGCCATAGCCGATGCCCTTGCACTGGCAAATGCCGAAGAGAACCCGCTCCTGCGATTCCGACATCTGGAAACGGCTTTCCTGACGGCGTCCGAGGCTCCGAAAGCAGACAGCACCCTGATTGCAGCGGCCATGACCAAGGTTGCGCCGGCACTCAAGGACGCTGTAATTGCGGCCCGTGACCACTTTGTCATCATTCGGGACCGGCTGCGGATCTTCCGGATGTATAAGGCCACACGTACCGCTCTCGTCCTCGCCACGCGATTGGATGAAGACTACGAAGCCCTGAAGAAGCGCCGGTCGCAGCTCGATTTCGAGGATCTGATTGCCCGGACCGCTGATCTTCTCATGCGCGCCGATGTCGGTGCCTGGGTGCATTACAAGCTGGATCAGGGCATTGACCACATCCTTGTGGATGAGGCGCAAGATACCAGTCCGGTCCAATGGTCGGTGATCCGTTCGCTGCGCGAGGATTTCTTTGTCGGCGAAGGCGCAAGGGACAGTTTGCGGACCTTCTTTGCGGTCGGGGATGAGAAGCAGTCGATCTACTCCTTTCAGGGGGCAAGACCCGAGCGCTTTTCGCTGGAGGCTGGGGAAACCGCCAAGGCGGTTGCCCAGGGCGGACAGTTGTTCAGCAGCATCCGGCTGCCATTGTCCTTCAGATCTACGGCCACAGTGCTCTCTGCGGTGGACCAGGTTTTCAGCGTTCCCGATAATGCCAGGGGGCTTAGCCCTTCGGGCGATCAAATCGAGCACATGTCGAACCGGACAGGCCATCCCGGTACGGTCGACGTCTGGGATCTGATCATCGCCGAGAAACAGGTGCGCGACGAGGACTGGACAGCGCCCTTCGATTCGACTCCGGAAAGCGCACCTTCTGCCATCCTCGCGCGACGGATGGCTTACCGAATCGGCGAAATGATCGGTCGCGAGACCGTTATCGAAGACGGCAAGGAGCGCCCGATCCGGCCGGGTGACATTCTGGTTCTGGTCCGCAAGCGCGACAGTTTCGTCAACGCTCTGACGCGGGCCTTGAAGCGCAACGGCAATATCCCGGTCGCCGGGGCCGACCGCCTGAAGCTGACATCCCATATTGCCGTGCAGGACCTGCTCGCACTCGGGCGTTTCGTCCTGTTGCCAGCGGATGATCTCTCACTTGCGGCTCTCCTGAAAAGCCCCCTGTTCAATCACTCTGAAGATCAGCTTTTTGAACTCGCCGCCTATAGAAAGCGGGACGAATCGCTCTGGGTACGACTGCAAAACATGAAGGACAAGTCGGGCTCGAACTGGACCAAGACCGTCCAGACGCTTGAGCTTTTTCTGAGCATGGCTGCGCGTTACTCGGCACATGACTTCTATGCCCGGGTGCTTGGCGTTCATGGCGGGCGCAAGGCCTATCTTGCGCGGCTTGGAGGCGAAGTCAGCGATATTCTCGATGAGTTCCTGACCTTTGCCCTGTCCTTCGAAACTGCCAGTCTGCCAGGTCTCCAGGCCTTTGTTTCGACGCTCGAACTTGAAGCGCCAGAAGTGAAGCGTGAGCAGGACAAGGAGCGGGACGAGGTGCGCATCATGACGGTGCATGCGTCCAAGGGTCTTGAGGCGCCGGTGGTCTTCCTCGTGGATGGAGGCTCGAAAGCCTTCAATCACAGCCATCTTTCGAAGCTGCGCCTCCTGGATGATAGGCCTGATCGCCTGGCGCTGCCCGTCTGGCTACCATCGAAAGCACTCTCCAACTCGGTGATTGAAGAGGATACGGCAGCCAGACAGATCGCAACCGAGGAAGAGTATCGCCGGCTGCTTTATGTCGCGATGACGCGAGCCGCTGACAGGTTGGTCATTTGTGGCTATCGCGGCGTTCAGGATACGGGTGAGATCTGGCACCGCATGGTGTCTACAGCGCTGTCCAAGGATGAAAGCCGCTGCAAACCGGCAGAGTTTTCAGGGCCGGACGGGTCATGGACCGGCCTGAGCTGGCGGATCGAAGATCCCGTGAAGGTTTTGCCGGCGGAGGATCGGGCGGAGAGTGCTTCAAAGTGCCAGACCTTGCCGGCTTCGCTACTGGAGGCTCTGCCACCTACCAGGGCCCTGCCCCGTCCCTTGAGCCCATCGGGCGCTGGCAGTCTGATCATTGAGGATGAGGACGAAGTGGTTACCGCTTCGGCCCTGTTCGATAGATCGACATCCGGCGAAATCGCGCTGCAACGGGGACGACTGATCCATCGGATGTTGCAAAGCCTGCCAGGCGTTCCTCCAGCGGACAGGGCCAAGGCTGCCGAACGCTATGCGGAGCGTGCAGCTGGTGCCTGGTCAGCCGGTGAGAGGCAGGGTCTGGTGGAGTCGGTACTGTCAGTTCTCGACCATCCCGATCTTGCCGATGTCTTTGGTGCAAAAAGCAAGGCGGAGGTCTCCATCATGGGAACGATGAGCCTTCGCGGAGAGTTACGCGCGGTATCGGGACGGATCGACCGCCTCGCCGTACTCGACAGGCGGATCCTGGTGTTGGATTACAAGACGAACCGGCAGGTGCCTGCCACTGAAACGGAGGTGCCGCTTGCGCATCGTGCTCAACTGGCCATCTACAGGGAGATCCTGAAACCTCTTTATCCAGATAGCGCCATTCATTGCATGCTTGTCTACACAGAGAATGGAAGCGTGATTCCGCTTTCGGACGCCGTCTTGTGCCAATCCCTTGCCGACCTCGAGACATCGTGA
- the addB gene encoding double-strand break repair protein AddB has product MGIAGTPRVLTIPPGLRFLKVLATSLLEGRLAPGFRYDPSDPLSLAHVTILVPTRRAARVLRSEFVDLLGGQSAILPQIHPLGETDEDSGFMEEASPSLMDLAPPVSGTVMLLELARLILAWRNTLPDIVRSIHFDTPLVAPASPADAVWLAKALTELIEAAETEGADWKKLEDLPAQDFASWWKLTTEFLKIATAFWPARLEELARSSPARHRDAVLRAEAERIRTHGVRGPVIVAGSTGSIPAAADLICAIAECKEGVVVLPGLDLSMPEADWQKLDDRTTRPLQPDPAVRGHPQYGLAHLLRDLKITREDVQTLQMVAPDLGDRSEIISRAMAPAEATDSWREWRESFGTARIERAFADVALIETANERQEAVAIAIALRLALEDKGEEGESLVGVITPDRALARRIMAELARFGIDADDSAGTPLTSTQQAILCQTLVEACLRPGDPVAAVSLIKHPLALFGLAPARAKAAAVALETFALRGSTEGIDLGNLEAMLDRALIAHASDRHPPQWRQSFGEEVLADARLLARAVSRALEPLVGVLVRHSDGRILSNRLTLKDWATRTGKALEAIAGDSTGDLSELWGQPGGEKLAELLGEVIATDGQIEADGPEWIDILAALMAGQAVKPKAMRHPRVFIFGTLEARLQHMDSLVLAGMNEGSWPSQTTNNPFLSRMMKTEIGLEPPERRIGQVAHDFEMACGTRRLIYSRSLRQGSAPTVASRWLQRLTALIGPEVEKQMRARGEVYRDYAELLDEGDSQPAAQRPAPKPPVELQPRSFSFSEVSRFRRDPYATYARRILRLDPVDMFNQDPGAAERGTLYHRIVERFVREGHDPLLADAVHRMCVIADEEFLREELPLHVEIIWRQRFYGVADAFIRWERQRRPEILKSHTEVPARAEIALIGLTLTGVADRIDIRAGGYADIIDYKTGLAPSVQQARVLLDPQLALEAAVLQQGGFRELDPMTPLNLIYVRLRPLDRFSPDTVNNELTGRGDNKKSALDLATQAIEELAKFVQSLHSGQRGYVSRLMPFQQQDYGGEYDHLARVAEWSTADIEEVGHDD; this is encoded by the coding sequence ATGGGGATCGCCGGCACCCCAAGAGTCCTGACAATTCCACCCGGCCTGCGGTTTCTCAAGGTTCTGGCTACATCACTGCTGGAAGGCCGGCTTGCGCCCGGGTTTCGCTATGATCCGTCAGATCCGCTTTCGCTTGCCCATGTAACCATTCTCGTACCGACGCGTCGTGCAGCCCGTGTCCTGCGTTCGGAGTTCGTCGACCTTCTGGGGGGACAATCGGCGATCCTGCCGCAGATCCACCCTCTGGGTGAAACCGATGAGGATAGCGGCTTCATGGAGGAAGCATCCCCTTCCCTCATGGATCTTGCTCCGCCGGTGAGCGGAACGGTCATGCTCCTGGAACTGGCACGACTGATACTGGCGTGGCGCAATACGCTTCCTGACATCGTTCGCTCCATCCATTTCGATACGCCGCTCGTGGCACCCGCCAGTCCGGCGGACGCCGTCTGGCTGGCAAAGGCACTGACGGAACTAATCGAAGCCGCCGAGACAGAAGGTGCAGACTGGAAAAAGCTTGAAGATCTTCCCGCGCAGGATTTTGCCTCGTGGTGGAAGCTGACGACCGAATTTTTAAAAATTGCAACAGCCTTCTGGCCAGCCCGGCTGGAAGAACTGGCACGCTCATCGCCTGCCCGACATCGTGATGCGGTCCTGCGGGCTGAGGCCGAGCGGATCCGGACCCATGGCGTGCGTGGCCCGGTCATCGTTGCCGGCTCGACCGGATCGATTCCTGCTGCGGCAGATTTGATTTGCGCAATTGCAGAATGCAAGGAGGGCGTCGTTGTTCTGCCGGGCCTTGATCTGTCGATGCCGGAAGCCGATTGGCAGAAGCTCGATGATCGAACAACGCGGCCACTGCAGCCGGACCCGGCAGTCAGAGGACATCCGCAATATGGGCTTGCCCATCTTTTGAGGGATCTCAAGATCACCCGAGAGGATGTGCAAACGCTGCAAATGGTGGCCCCTGACCTTGGGGACCGATCGGAAATCATTTCTCGTGCCATGGCTCCTGCCGAAGCGACCGATAGCTGGCGGGAGTGGCGGGAGAGCTTCGGCACCGCACGTATCGAACGTGCCTTTGCCGATGTGGCGCTGATCGAGACCGCAAATGAGCGACAAGAAGCGGTTGCTATTGCGATTGCCCTACGGCTGGCGCTTGAGGACAAGGGAGAGGAGGGTGAGAGCCTTGTAGGGGTAATTACACCGGACCGCGCGCTTGCCCGAAGGATCATGGCGGAGCTGGCACGCTTCGGGATCGATGCGGATGACTCGGCCGGTACGCCGCTGACAAGCACACAGCAGGCGATCCTTTGCCAGACCCTTGTCGAGGCCTGTCTGAGGCCCGGTGATCCGGTCGCAGCCGTTTCACTGATAAAACATCCGCTGGCTCTTTTCGGACTTGCGCCTGCTCGCGCCAAGGCAGCGGCGGTAGCGCTTGAAACCTTCGCTCTTCGCGGCAGCACGGAAGGTATCGACCTCGGCAATCTTGAGGCGATGCTTGACCGGGCACTGATTGCCCATGCCAGTGATCGTCACCCGCCACAGTGGCGCCAGTCATTCGGGGAAGAGGTTTTGGCCGATGCCAGGCTTCTTGCTCGTGCGGTGAGCCGGGCGCTCGAACCACTGGTTGGCGTTCTGGTGCGACACAGCGATGGCCGGATCCTGTCCAACCGGCTGACGCTCAAGGACTGGGCGACGCGGACCGGAAAGGCGCTGGAAGCGATTGCGGGAGACAGTACCGGGGATCTTTCGGAGCTTTGGGGTCAGCCGGGCGGCGAAAAGCTGGCGGAACTTCTCGGCGAGGTTATAGCCACCGACGGCCAGATCGAGGCGGACGGGCCAGAATGGATCGACATCCTTGCGGCTCTCATGGCCGGTCAGGCCGTCAAGCCGAAGGCCATGCGGCACCCGCGCGTCTTCATTTTCGGTACACTTGAGGCTCGCCTCCAGCATATGGATAGCTTGGTCCTGGCCGGGATGAATGAAGGCTCGTGGCCGAGCCAGACGACCAATAATCCGTTCCTGTCACGGATGATGAAGACCGAAATCGGTCTTGAGCCGCCAGAACGGCGGATCGGCCAGGTTGCCCATGACTTCGAGATGGCCTGTGGCACGCGCAGGCTGATCTATTCACGGTCCCTTCGACAGGGATCGGCGCCGACCGTTGCATCCCGCTGGCTCCAGAGGCTGACGGCCCTGATCGGACCGGAGGTCGAGAAGCAGATGCGGGCACGCGGCGAGGTTTACCGCGACTATGCCGAATTGCTGGATGAGGGTGATAGCCAACCGGCAGCGCAACGGCCTGCCCCAAAGCCGCCGGTCGAACTGCAACCTCGCTCCTTCTCCTTCAGCGAAGTCAGCCGCTTCCGGCGCGATCCGTATGCGACCTATGCGAGGCGGATCCTCAGGCTCGATCCGGTCGACATGTTCAACCAGGATCCGGGGGCAGCGGAACGTGGTACGCTCTATCACAGGATCGTCGAACGCTTCGTTCGCGAGGGCCATGATCCGCTGCTGGCGGATGCCGTACACCGGATGTGTGTGATTGCAGACGAGGAATTCCTGCGGGAGGAATTGCCTCTCCATGTTGAGATCATCTGGCGGCAAAGGTTCTACGGCGTTGCCGACGCCTTCATCCGATGGGAAAGACAACGCAGGCCAGAAATCCTGAAGTCCCACACCGAGGTACCGGCCCGGGCGGAGATTGCGCTGATCGGACTGACGCTCACAGGTGTTGCCGACCGGATCGACATACGCGCCGGTGGCTATGCCGATATCATCGACTACAAGACAGGGCTTGCGCCGAGCGTCCAGCAGGCGCGCGTTTTGCTTGACCCTCAACTGGCCCTCGAAGCAGCCGTACTCCAGCAGGGTGGTTTTCGCGAACTCGATCCGATGACACCACTCAATCTGATCTATGTGCGTCTCAGGCCGCTGGATCGCTTCTCGCCCGATACGGTCAACAATGAGCTGACCGGACGCGGTGACAACAAGAAATCGGCACTCGATCTCGCAACACAGGCCATCGAGGAACTGGCAAAATTCGTCCAGTCGCTCCACAGCGGTCAAAGAGGGTATGTGTCGAGGCTGATGCCTTTCCAGCAGCAGGACTATGGTGGCGAATACGACCATCTGGCGCGTGTTGCCGAATGGTCGACCGCAGATATCGAGGAGGTCGGCCATGACGACTGA